A single window of Mycolicibacterium madagascariense DNA harbors:
- a CDS encoding winged helix-turn-helix transcriptional regulator yields MQTRNYHQNCPIARALDVLGERWTLLILRELVGGARRYSDLRAELPGIATNLLAERLKALEDVGLVDRTDLPAPIGRTVYTLSDAGWARVLPILQSVAWFGLDRLDPLGDGPVSALNGFLAGIVLAFDSARAGGVEKSYRVDIDGRRFEFAITGGRLAAGRGEPAVTVTASAADLCAVRLGDTDAARAAALHRVTFSGEEGDVADLRRVFALTDAIHVLDAIGANAP; encoded by the coding sequence GTGCAGACCCGCAACTACCACCAGAACTGTCCAATCGCGCGCGCCCTCGACGTCCTGGGTGAGCGGTGGACGCTGCTGATCCTGCGCGAACTGGTCGGCGGGGCTCGCCGCTACAGTGACCTGCGCGCCGAGCTGCCGGGTATTGCCACCAATTTGCTCGCCGAGCGGCTGAAGGCGCTCGAGGACGTTGGGTTGGTCGACCGGACTGATTTGCCGGCCCCCATCGGGCGAACTGTCTACACCCTCAGCGACGCGGGGTGGGCGCGCGTATTGCCCATCCTGCAATCCGTGGCGTGGTTTGGCCTGGATCGGCTGGACCCGTTGGGCGACGGCCCCGTCTCGGCGCTCAACGGCTTCCTCGCCGGGATCGTGCTCGCCTTCGATTCCGCACGCGCCGGTGGGGTGGAGAAGAGCTACCGCGTCGACATCGACGGTCGCCGTTTCGAATTCGCGATCACCGGCGGGCGGTTGGCTGCTGGGCGCGGTGAGCCCGCGGTGACGGTCACCGCCAGCGCGGCCGATCTGTGCGCCGTGCGGCTCGGTGACACCGACGCCGCCCGGGCCGCCGCCCTGCACCGCGTCACCTTCAGCGGTGAGGAAGGCGACGTCGCCGACCTGCGCCGGGTGTTCGCGTTGACCGACGCGATCCACGTCCTCGACGCCATCGGCGCAAACGCCCCGTAG
- a CDS encoding SDR family NAD(P)-dependent oxidoreductase — MTVNDYSFAGKTVLVTGGGSGIGRAIAEAFLDNGANVAISGRRREKLDAVLEGHPAERALAVEADVADDGSAKAMVDAVVERFGSLDVVVNNAAAYFNGSFDTMSLDDWEAIRSTNIDGFVHVIRHSVGELEKSGGNVVVVGSVSGMRGDWGQAAYNATKAAIMNFVQSLALDYGPRGVRFNAVAPALTITDLTKEVEDDEAALAAAVNRIALGRPGQPEDIAPAVLFLASADAGYITGAWLAVDGGTSASTGQAH; from the coding sequence GTGACGGTCAACGATTACTCATTTGCTGGAAAGACGGTCCTGGTCACCGGTGGTGGTTCGGGCATCGGCCGTGCCATCGCCGAGGCCTTCCTGGACAACGGGGCCAACGTGGCGATCAGCGGACGGCGCCGCGAGAAGCTCGATGCCGTTCTGGAAGGGCATCCCGCGGAGCGCGCGCTGGCGGTCGAGGCGGACGTCGCCGACGACGGGTCGGCGAAGGCCATGGTCGACGCGGTGGTCGAGCGGTTCGGGTCCCTCGACGTCGTGGTCAACAATGCCGCCGCCTACTTCAACGGGTCCTTCGACACGATGAGCCTCGACGATTGGGAGGCCATCCGCAGCACCAACATCGACGGCTTCGTGCACGTCATCCGCCACTCGGTGGGGGAGTTGGAGAAGTCCGGGGGCAACGTCGTCGTGGTCGGTTCGGTGTCCGGGATGCGAGGGGACTGGGGTCAGGCTGCCTACAACGCCACCAAGGCCGCGATCATGAACTTCGTGCAGTCACTCGCGCTGGACTACGGACCCCGCGGAGTCCGCTTCAATGCGGTGGCGCCGGCGTTGACGATCACCGACCTCACCAAGGAGGTCGAGGACGACGAGGCGGCGCTGGCCGCCGCGGTCAATCGCATTGCGCTGGGGCGACCGGGCCAGCCGGAGGACATCGCACCCGCGGTCCTGTTCCTCGCCAGCGCCGATGCGGGGTACATCACCGGGGCATGGCTGGCAGTGGACGGTGGCACGTCGGCCAGCACCGGACAGGCGCACTAG
- a CDS encoding ABC transporter permease — protein sequence MITTVNDSKTVRRHRIRPADAALHGWGILGLLFLFFPIVVIVVFSFNDGRTLQTFDGFGMDAYLSALSNPAITNAITVSLVTAAGTAVVATLLGTFAGVALTRRPGRWAPALLVLLGLVLVTPEIVTAISLLPWFVTLGVDGGLPAFNIGQVRLVIANSLFASAVVTFIVRARMTGMNEVLEEAAGDLYATPVRRFIDITLPLIRPAVLSGALLAFTLSLDNTVVSSFVSVAGSTPWPVYVFASLKASLRPDVAAMSTMMLVLTLIVLGIAALILRRDPTGSGSGAAGLTGAMVGR from the coding sequence GTGATCACCACCGTGAACGATTCGAAAACCGTTCGCCGACATCGGATTCGGCCCGCAGACGCGGCGCTGCACGGGTGGGGCATCCTGGGGTTGCTATTCCTCTTCTTCCCCATCGTCGTCATCGTCGTCTTCTCCTTCAACGACGGGCGCACCCTGCAGACGTTCGACGGGTTCGGCATGGACGCCTACCTCTCGGCACTGTCGAATCCAGCCATCACCAACGCCATCACCGTCTCCCTGGTCACCGCCGCGGGCACGGCCGTGGTCGCGACCCTGCTCGGCACCTTCGCCGGCGTCGCCCTCACCCGCCGTCCCGGCCGGTGGGCTCCGGCACTGCTCGTGCTTCTGGGGCTGGTGCTGGTGACCCCCGAGATCGTCACCGCCATCTCACTGCTCCCCTGGTTCGTGACCCTCGGCGTCGATGGGGGCCTGCCCGCCTTCAACATCGGTCAGGTGCGCCTCGTCATCGCGAACTCCCTGTTCGCCAGTGCCGTGGTCACGTTCATCGTGCGGGCGCGGATGACCGGGATGAACGAGGTCCTCGAGGAGGCCGCAGGCGACCTCTACGCCACCCCGGTTCGACGGTTCATCGACATCACGCTGCCGCTGATCCGCCCGGCCGTCCTCTCCGGCGCCCTGCTGGCCTTCACCCTCAGCCTCGACAACACCGTGGTGTCGTCGTTCGTCTCGGTCGCCGGTTCCACGCCCTGGCCGGTGTACGTCTTCGCCTCGCTCAAGGCGTCGTTGCGTCCGGACGTCGCGGCGATGTCCACGATGATGCTGGTGCTCACGCTCATCGTCCTCGGCATTGCCGCCCTGATCCTGCGGCGGGATCCGACGGGCTCGGGCAGTGGCGCCGCAGGCCTCACGGGTGCGATGGTGGGTCGATGA
- a CDS encoding polyamine ABC transporter substrate-binding protein → MDQPDHVRALVPAALKTSLSRRAFLGGTAALGAGALLAACSSSSGGGGKGSAGLNIYTWGEYDDPAVLTDFTAAKGPKLTVDSYGSNPEMIAKLSAAKGTTGYDICVPTHSYVKQMASSGLLAELDHTKLPNMKNLSPKVVDTTFDPGNKYSVCKDWGSTGYVYDTTVIKRELTSWADFLDAAQKEASGSMSLLEDQGEVSFTYFYANGIPENTTDPAHIAAYRSFIIDKIAPHVQAFESSTNASISSSARTLIHCWNGDARLGILANSDPNRYKWVWPSEGANLWQDNWAILKGAPHEDAAYDFINYVLDPTVSLKELTYIGYNTGIVGIEEAATKAGIKRPDLVFINDAIMSKLTYSEMTSAEGTIIGIYDELKAAAGK, encoded by the coding sequence ATGGATCAGCCAGATCACGTCCGCGCCCTCGTACCCGCGGCGCTGAAGACGTCACTGTCCCGTCGCGCGTTCCTCGGCGGCACCGCAGCACTCGGGGCCGGCGCGCTGCTCGCCGCGTGCTCCAGTTCGTCCGGAGGTGGCGGCAAGGGGTCCGCGGGTCTCAACATCTACACGTGGGGCGAGTACGACGACCCCGCGGTGCTGACCGACTTCACCGCCGCGAAGGGCCCGAAGCTCACCGTGGACTCCTACGGCTCCAACCCCGAGATGATCGCCAAACTCAGTGCGGCCAAGGGCACGACGGGCTACGACATCTGCGTCCCCACCCACTCCTACGTGAAGCAGATGGCGTCGAGCGGGCTGCTCGCCGAACTCGATCACACCAAGCTGCCCAACATGAAGAACCTGAGCCCCAAGGTCGTCGATACGACGTTCGACCCCGGCAACAAGTACAGCGTCTGCAAGGACTGGGGCTCCACCGGTTATGTGTACGACACCACGGTCATCAAGCGGGAGTTGACGTCCTGGGCCGACTTCCTCGACGCCGCCCAGAAAGAGGCGTCCGGGAGCATGTCACTGCTGGAGGACCAGGGCGAGGTGTCGTTCACCTACTTCTACGCCAACGGAATCCCGGAGAACACCACCGATCCCGCGCACATCGCGGCCTACCGCTCGTTCATCATCGACAAGATCGCGCCGCACGTGCAGGCCTTCGAGTCGTCGACCAACGCCTCGATCTCCTCCTCGGCCCGCACCCTGATCCACTGCTGGAACGGTGACGCCCGCCTCGGCATCCTCGCCAACAGCGATCCGAACCGCTACAAGTGGGTGTGGCCCTCCGAGGGTGCGAACCTCTGGCAGGACAACTGGGCCATCCTCAAGGGCGCGCCCCACGAGGACGCCGCCTACGACTTCATCAACTACGTCCTGGATCCCACTGTGTCGCTCAAGGAGCTGACCTACATCGGGTACAACACCGGCATCGTGGGCATCGAGGAGGCGGCCACCAAGGCCGGCATCAAGCGTCCCGATCTGGTCTTCATCAACGACGCCATCATGTCCAAGCTGACCTACAGCGAGATGACGTCGGCCGAGGGCACCATCATCGGGATCTACGACGAACTCAAGGCCGCGGCGGGCAAGTGA
- a CDS encoding NAD(P)/FAD-dependent oxidoreductase, protein MSVTLTNGKVSFWWNSIGLPPPRPALPGSLHADVCIIGAGYTGLWTAYYLKKAAPGLRIVVLEQRFAGFGASGRNGGWLTNEITGGRGSFLKSHGRDAVARQQTAMNETVDEVIRVTRDEGIDCDLVKGGEFTVATNAAQQTRLLHAVEEARSWPMTDVELLSASEATARINVHGTTGAMWHPHCARLHPAKLAAGLAGVVESMGVQIFEQTRVTEIRPHAAVTAAGTVSADTVIRATEGFTAQIDGLRRTWLPMNSSLIVTEPLSAEVWADIGWNGYDTLGDQAHAYMYAQRTADDRIAIGGRGAPYRFGSGTDVDGATDPRTVGLLRDILTRFFPATATAAVEHVWSGVLGVPRDWSATVGLDPSTGLGWAGGYVGTGVTSTNLAGRTLRDLVLQTPSELTELPWVNHRVRKWEPEPLRYIAVQALYKAYYAADRAELRGRPTTSPIATAADLVSGRGH, encoded by the coding sequence ATGAGCGTCACGTTGACCAACGGCAAGGTGTCGTTCTGGTGGAACAGCATTGGGCTCCCACCGCCGCGGCCGGCCCTCCCCGGGTCCCTGCACGCCGACGTCTGCATCATCGGTGCGGGGTACACCGGGCTGTGGACGGCCTACTACCTCAAGAAGGCCGCGCCCGGGTTGCGCATCGTCGTCCTCGAGCAGCGCTTCGCGGGCTTCGGGGCGTCGGGGCGCAACGGCGGCTGGCTGACGAACGAAATCACCGGTGGCCGTGGGTCCTTCCTCAAGTCACATGGCCGTGACGCCGTCGCGCGTCAACAGACGGCGATGAACGAGACGGTCGACGAGGTCATCCGCGTCACCCGCGACGAGGGCATCGACTGCGACCTCGTGAAGGGCGGCGAGTTCACGGTCGCCACCAACGCCGCGCAGCAGACGCGCCTGCTGCACGCGGTGGAGGAAGCTCGATCCTGGCCGATGACCGACGTCGAACTCCTCAGCGCGTCCGAGGCGACGGCGCGGATCAACGTGCACGGGACGACGGGGGCCATGTGGCATCCGCATTGCGCGAGACTGCATCCGGCGAAGCTCGCCGCCGGCCTGGCGGGGGTCGTCGAGTCGATGGGCGTCCAGATCTTCGAACAGACCCGGGTCACCGAGATTCGACCGCATGCGGCGGTGACGGCCGCCGGCACCGTCTCGGCCGACACCGTCATTCGAGCGACCGAGGGATTCACGGCCCAGATCGACGGGCTGCGGCGGACGTGGTTGCCGATGAACTCCTCGTTGATCGTGACCGAGCCGTTGTCCGCCGAGGTGTGGGCCGACATCGGCTGGAACGGATACGACACGCTCGGCGATCAGGCCCACGCCTACATGTACGCCCAGCGCACCGCCGACGACCGCATCGCAATCGGTGGTCGTGGCGCACCGTACCGGTTCGGGTCGGGCACCGACGTGGACGGCGCCACCGATCCGAGAACCGTTGGGCTGCTTCGTGACATCCTGACGCGGTTCTTCCCGGCGACGGCCACGGCCGCGGTGGAGCACGTGTGGTCGGGCGTGCTGGGCGTGCCTCGGGACTGGTCGGCGACGGTGGGGCTCGACCCCTCCACCGGGCTCGGCTGGGCAGGTGGTTACGTCGGCACCGGCGTCACCTCGACCAACCTCGCCGGGCGCACGCTGCGCGACCTGGTGCTCCAGACGCCGTCGGAACTGACCGAGCTGCCGTGGGTCAACCACCGGGTACGCAAGTGGGAGCCAGAGCCGTTGCGCTACATCGCCGTTCAGGCCCTGTACAAGGCCTACTACGCCGCCGACCGGGCCGAGCTGCGCGGCAGGCCCACGACGTCACCGATTGCGACGGCCGCCGACCTCGTGTCCGGGCGGGGGCACTGA
- a CDS encoding (2Fe-2S) ferredoxin domain-containing protein, with product MALDRTRPTVTVCRGCCCGTATKHPDTDHQAQLAMLHEQVRDVADLRVTDCLGPCERSNVLVVTPSQGGHRQGGRSTWLGYVFTEEAGSAIADWLRDGGPGLADFPRSLRRYRFTRLRKRR from the coding sequence ATGGCTTTGGACAGAACCCGACCGACGGTCACCGTGTGCCGGGGATGCTGCTGCGGTACTGCCACGAAGCACCCCGACACCGACCACCAAGCTCAGCTCGCCATGCTGCACGAGCAGGTGCGCGACGTCGCCGATCTGCGGGTCACCGACTGCCTCGGGCCTTGCGAGCGGTCGAACGTCCTCGTGGTCACTCCGTCGCAGGGCGGACACCGCCAAGGTGGTCGGTCGACCTGGCTCGGCTATGTCTTCACCGAGGAGGCGGGATCGGCCATCGCCGACTGGCTGCGCGACGGTGGGCCCGGGTTGGCCGACTTTCCCCGGAGCCTTCGGCGGTATCGCTTCACGAGACTGCGAAAGCGTCGGTGA
- a CDS encoding ABC transporter permease, producing the protein MTTLHDRTAAPAAIDGPVPGRRLRLPKGLGALPISAWLLLFFVLPFGLVVWYSFGYKPGLYGTHANDVLSLDRYGQAASPAFLAIFVRTLKIAVTGTVLCLVIAFPMAYWMAVKLSSTWRGVLLALVLIPYWTNFLVRTIGWQISLSPEGFVSKTLQWVHLTDGPLRVLYTSAAVQLGVVYNYLPLMILPLYVALERLDPRLLEASRDLGGTAWSTLCHVTIPLARPGITAGMMLVFVPLMGDYITPTVLGGASGSMVGQMVAAQFQSAQNWALGSAMAVLLMLAIFGTTAVVGAALKVVGLVTAAATSLVLPSRETT; encoded by the coding sequence GTGACCACGCTGCACGATCGCACCGCGGCGCCCGCGGCAATCGACGGACCCGTGCCGGGTCGACGGCTCCGACTGCCCAAAGGGCTTGGTGCACTGCCGATCAGCGCGTGGCTGCTGCTGTTCTTCGTCCTGCCGTTCGGTCTCGTGGTGTGGTACAGCTTCGGCTACAAGCCGGGTCTCTACGGCACCCACGCCAACGACGTCCTGTCCCTGGACCGCTACGGCCAGGCAGCGTCCCCGGCCTTCCTCGCGATCTTCGTCCGGACACTCAAGATCGCCGTCACGGGAACGGTGCTCTGCCTGGTGATCGCCTTTCCGATGGCGTACTGGATGGCGGTCAAGCTCAGCTCGACGTGGCGGGGCGTCTTGCTGGCGCTGGTGCTGATCCCCTACTGGACCAACTTCCTGGTGCGCACCATCGGCTGGCAGATCTCGCTCAGCCCAGAGGGTTTCGTGTCCAAGACCTTGCAGTGGGTCCATCTGACCGACGGTCCGCTGCGCGTGCTCTACACCTCGGCCGCGGTCCAGCTCGGCGTGGTGTACAACTATCTGCCGCTGATGATCCTTCCGCTCTACGTCGCGCTGGAGCGCCTCGACCCGCGGCTGCTCGAGGCCAGTCGCGACCTCGGTGGCACCGCGTGGAGCACGCTGTGCCACGTCACGATTCCCTTGGCGCGGCCCGGAATCACGGCCGGGATGATGCTCGTGTTCGTCCCGCTGATGGGCGACTACATCACGCCGACGGTGCTCGGCGGGGCCAGTGGCAGCATGGTCGGCCAGATGGTGGCCGCCCAATTCCAAAGCGCCCAGAACTGGGCGCTGGGGTCGGCGATGGCCGTCCTGCTCATGCTGGCGATCTTCGGTACCACCGCGGTCGTCGGCGCTGCGCTCAAGGTCGTCGGGCTCGTCACGGCCGCTGCGACATCACTCGTACTGCCGTCGAGGGAGACCACGTGA